Proteins encoded in a region of the Arvicanthis niloticus isolate mArvNil1 chromosome 16, mArvNil1.pat.X, whole genome shotgun sequence genome:
- the Fam32a gene encoding protein FAM32A has protein sequence MEAYEQVQKGPLKLKGVSELGVTKRKKKKKDKDQAKMLEAMGTSKKSEEEKRRCLDKRTPAQAAFEKMQEKRQMERILKKASKTHKQRVEDFNRHLDTLTEHYDIPKVSWTK, from the exons ATGGAGGCGTACGAGCAGGTCCAGAAGGGCCCCCTGAAGCTGAAAGGCGTGTCGGAACTCGGCGTGACGAAGCG gaagaagaagaagaaggacaaaGACCAGGCCAAGATGCTGGAGGCCATGGGGACGAGCAAGAAGAGCGAGGAGGAGAAGAGGCGCTGCCTGGACAAGCGCACGCCGGCTCAGGCGGCCTTCGAAAAGATGCAGGAGAAGCGG caAATGGAAAGAATCCTGAAGAAGGCGTCAAAAACCCACAAACAGAGAGTGGAG GACTTCAACCGACACTTGGACACACTCACCGAGCACTATGACATCCCCAAAGTCAGCTGGACCAAGTAA
- the Ap1m1 gene encoding AP-1 complex subunit mu-1 isoform X2 codes for MSASAVYVLDLKGKVFSEYFKELEEESIRDNFVIIYELLDELMDFGYPQTTDSKILQEYITQEGHKLETGAPRPPATVTNAVSWRSEGIKYRKNEVFLDVIEAVNLLVSANGNVLRSEIVGSIKMRVFLSGMPELRLGLNDKVLFDNTGRGKSKSVELEDVKFHQCVRLSRFENDRTISFIPPDGEFELMSYRLNTHVKPLIWIESVIEKHSHSRIEYMVKAKSQFKRRSTANNVEIHIPVPNDADSPKFKTTVGSVKWVPENSEIVWSIKSFPGGKEYLMRAHFGLPSVEAEDKEGKPPISVKFEIPYFTTSGIQVRYLKIIEKSGYQALPWVRYITQNGDYQLRTQ; via the exons ATGTCCGCCAGCGCCGTCTACGTACTGGACCTGAAGGGCAAG GTCTTCTCCGAGTACTTtaaggagttggaggaggagagCATCCGAGACAACTTCGTCATCATCTATGAGCTGCTGGACGAGCTCATGGACTTCGGCTACCCACAGACCACTGACAGCAAGATCCTGCAGGA GTACATCACTCAGGAAGGCCACAAGCTGGAAACAGGGGCCCCTCGGCCCCCAGCCACTGTCACCAATGCTGTGTCTTGGCGCTCAGAAGGCATCAAGTATCGGAAGAATGAAGTGTTCCTGGACGTCATTGAGGCCGTCAACCTCTTG GTCAGTGCCAACGGCAACGTGCTGCGTAGTGAGATTGTGGGTTCCATCAAGATGCGGGTCTTCCTCTCAGGCATGCCTGAGTTACGCCTGGGCCTCAATGACAAGGTCCTCTTCGACAACACAGGCC GGGGGAAGAGCAAGTCAGTGGAGCTGGAGGATGTGAAATTCCACCAGTGTGTGCGGCTGTCACGTTTTGAGAACGACCGCACCATCTCCTTCATCCCACCCGACGGAGAGTTTGAACTCATGTCCTACCGCCTCAACACCCAC GTGAAGCCTTTGATCTGGATTGAGTCCGTGATTGAGAAGCATTCCCACAGCCGAATTGAGTACATGGTCAAG GCCAAGAGCCAGTTCAAGCGGCGCTCAACAGCCAACAATGTAGAGATCCATATACCAGTCCCCAACGACGCTGACTCACCCAAGTTCAAGACTACAGTGGGGAGTGTCAAGTGGGTCCCTGAGAACAGTGAGATCGTGTGGTCCATCAAGTCCTTCCCG GGTGGCAAGGAGTACCTGATGCGGGCCCACTTTGGCCTTCCCAGTGTGGAAGCCGAAGACAAGGAGGGCAAGCCTCCCATCAGTGTCAAGTTCGAGATCCCCTACTTCACTACCTCTGGCATTCAG GTGCGCTACCTGAAAATCATTGAGAAGAGCGGGTACCAGGCCCTGCCCTGGGTACGCTATATCACACAGAATGGAG ATTACCAGCTCCGGACCCAGTGA
- the Ap1m1 gene encoding AP-1 complex subunit mu-1 isoform X1, protein MSASAVYVLDLKGKVLICRNYRGDVDMSEVEHFMPILMEKEEEGMLSPILAHGGVRFMWIKHNNLYLVATSKKNACVSLVFSFLYKVVQVFSEYFKELEEESIRDNFVIIYELLDELMDFGYPQTTDSKILQEYITQEGHKLETGAPRPPATVTNAVSWRSEGIKYRKNEVFLDVIEAVNLLVSANGNVLRSEIVGSIKMRVFLSGMPELRLGLNDKVLFDNTGRGKSKSVELEDVKFHQCVRLSRFENDRTISFIPPDGEFELMSYRLNTHVKPLIWIESVIEKHSHSRIEYMVKAKSQFKRRSTANNVEIHIPVPNDADSPKFKTTVGSVKWVPENSEIVWSIKSFPGGKEYLMRAHFGLPSVEAEDKEGKPPISVKFEIPYFTTSGIQVRYLKIIEKSGYQALPWVRYITQNGDYQLRTQ, encoded by the exons ATGTCCGCCAGCGCCGTCTACGTACTGGACCTGAAGGGCAAG GTGCTCATCTGCAGGAACTACCGTGGGGACGTGGACATGTCAGAGGTGGAGCACTTCATGCCCATTctgatggagaaggaggaggagggcatgCTGTCACCTATCTTGGCCCATGGTGGTGTTCGTTTCATGTGGATTAAGCACAACAACCTGTACC TGGTTGCCACTTCAAAGAAGAATGCTTGTGTGTCACTGGTGTTCTCCTTTCTTTACAAGGTGGTGCAG GTCTTCTCCGAGTACTTtaaggagttggaggaggagagCATCCGAGACAACTTCGTCATCATCTATGAGCTGCTGGACGAGCTCATGGACTTCGGCTACCCACAGACCACTGACAGCAAGATCCTGCAGGA GTACATCACTCAGGAAGGCCACAAGCTGGAAACAGGGGCCCCTCGGCCCCCAGCCACTGTCACCAATGCTGTGTCTTGGCGCTCAGAAGGCATCAAGTATCGGAAGAATGAAGTGTTCCTGGACGTCATTGAGGCCGTCAACCTCTTG GTCAGTGCCAACGGCAACGTGCTGCGTAGTGAGATTGTGGGTTCCATCAAGATGCGGGTCTTCCTCTCAGGCATGCCTGAGTTACGCCTGGGCCTCAATGACAAGGTCCTCTTCGACAACACAGGCC GGGGGAAGAGCAAGTCAGTGGAGCTGGAGGATGTGAAATTCCACCAGTGTGTGCGGCTGTCACGTTTTGAGAACGACCGCACCATCTCCTTCATCCCACCCGACGGAGAGTTTGAACTCATGTCCTACCGCCTCAACACCCAC GTGAAGCCTTTGATCTGGATTGAGTCCGTGATTGAGAAGCATTCCCACAGCCGAATTGAGTACATGGTCAAG GCCAAGAGCCAGTTCAAGCGGCGCTCAACAGCCAACAATGTAGAGATCCATATACCAGTCCCCAACGACGCTGACTCACCCAAGTTCAAGACTACAGTGGGGAGTGTCAAGTGGGTCCCTGAGAACAGTGAGATCGTGTGGTCCATCAAGTCCTTCCCG GGTGGCAAGGAGTACCTGATGCGGGCCCACTTTGGCCTTCCCAGTGTGGAAGCCGAAGACAAGGAGGGCAAGCCTCCCATCAGTGTCAAGTTCGAGATCCCCTACTTCACTACCTCTGGCATTCAG GTGCGCTACCTGAAAATCATTGAGAAGAGCGGGTACCAGGCCCTGCCCTGGGTACGCTATATCACACAGAATGGAG ATTACCAGCTCCGGACCCAGTGA